The window GGCAAAGGGATGGCTCCATTGCGCGGCAGGAATGGGTAATCGGCGATGCAGCTGGTCTTTCTTGGGGCCCCTGGAGTAGGGAAGGGCACGCAGGCTGAAAAGGTTGCTGCCCAATATGGAGTGGCCAAAATCTCGACCGGTGATTTGCTGCGAGAAGCTGTCAGGGCCCAGACTGCTCTTGGGAAAGATGCCAAGAGTTACATGGATCAGGGAAAGTTAGTTCCTGATTCTGTCGTCATCGGATTGGTGCGTGACAAGCTGAGCGATCCAAGTTGCGCCAACGGTTTCGTGCTTGATGGTTTTCCACGGACTGTGCCGCAGGCTGAAGAATTGGGTCATGTTCTTTCACAGCGTAATATTCGTCTCGATCGTGTGATCAACTTTCAAGTGTCACGTGAAGATGTCGTGCGTCGCCTCAGTGGTAGGCGGAGTTGCCCAAAATGCCAGGCCACTTTTCATGTGGATTTTGCGCCTCCGAAGAAGAGTGATTGCTGTGATCGGTGTGGGGAAGCGCTCGTGCAACGCAGCGATGATAAGCGGGATGCGATTGAGACGCGGTTGCGGGTTTACGAAGAGCAAACCTTGCCATTGATTGCGTACTACGATTCGAAGGGTCTTTTGACTCATCTAGATGGAGCCAGCGCGGTCGAGACGGTGTATCAGAATTTAACGAAACTGCTGACTCCGTTTAAGAAAGTATGATC of the Nitrospira sp. genome contains:
- a CDS encoding adenylate kinase, with the protein product MQLVFLGAPGVGKGTQAEKVAAQYGVAKISTGDLLREAVRAQTALGKDAKSYMDQGKLVPDSVVIGLVRDKLSDPSCANGFVLDGFPRTVPQAEELGHVLSQRNIRLDRVINFQVSREDVVRRLSGRRSCPKCQATFHVDFAPPKKSDCCDRCGEALVQRSDDKRDAIETRLRVYEEQTLPLIAYYDSKGLLTHLDGASAVETVYQNLTKLLTPFKKV